Proteins encoded in a region of the Nitrospinota bacterium genome:
- a CDS encoding YajQ family cyclic di-GMP-binding protein: MASEHSFDIVSKVSIPEVVNAIDQSMREIKNRYDFKGSISSIELKEKDNKIILTADDTMRMKSVVDILQGKLVKRNVPLKNLVYGKVENAAGGTARQDITLQQGLTPEKAKEIVKMIKDTKMKVQAQIREGEVRVTGKAIDDLQTAIQALKQKDFGVDLQYLNYR; the protein is encoded by the coding sequence ATGGCCAGCGAACACTCGTTCGACATCGTATCCAAGGTGAGCATACCCGAAGTGGTGAACGCCATCGACCAGTCGATGCGCGAGATCAAAAACCGCTACGACTTCAAGGGATCCATCAGCAGCATCGAGCTGAAGGAGAAGGACAACAAGATCATCCTCACCGCGGACGACACCATGCGGATGAAGAGCGTGGTGGACATCCTGCAAGGGAAGCTGGTGAAGCGGAACGTGCCGCTGAAAAATCTCGTCTACGGCAAAGTGGAGAACGCCGCCGGCGGAACCGCGCGGCAGGATATCACCCTGCAGCAGGGGCTTACCCCGGAAAAAGCGAAAGAGATCGTCAAGATGATCAAAGACACCAAGATGAAGGTGCAGGCGCAGATACGCGAAGGGGAAGTGCGCGTCACCGGCAAGGCGATAGACGACCTCCAGACCGCCATCCAAGCCCTCAAGCAGAAGGATTTTGGCGTGGATCTCCAGTACCTCAATTACCGCTGA
- a CDS encoding class II fructose-bisphosphate aldolase: MRFMSLEDMEQYLAPCVQTKGTVKVIDRAKLRGEAIDRLAYNAVFHESQEQRGATRALIKEIALAAGAVPASIQGLYEAMGRGEVKGFTVPAVNIRGMTYDVARALIRAALKNNAPSFIFEIAKSEMGYTLQEPAEYAAVLLAAAIKEGYEGPVCIQGDHFQFNAKNFKADPVKEADGIRKLIKKAVAAGFYNIDIDSSTLVEMEYATLDEQQRHNYEQAAAMTAYIREVEPKGVTVSVGGEIGEVGGHNSTVEELRAYMDGYNRVLKKGIKGISKISVQTGTSHGGVVLPDGSIAKVKLDFDTLEKISKAARAEYGMSGAVQHGASTLPDDAFDHFPKCTAAEVHLATGFQNMTFDHPQFPAGLKKKMADWLHKECAGEKKAGETEEQFIYKTRKKGYGPLKKDLWTMAEGPRNAIAKSLEEKFDFLFKKLSVVNTKPYVDKYVKLTPVKPDIQAEIAAAADSKKPVEKDDNPRAD, translated from the coding sequence ATGAGGTTTATGTCGCTGGAAGACATGGAGCAGTACCTTGCGCCGTGCGTGCAGACCAAGGGAACGGTGAAGGTGATCGACCGGGCGAAACTGCGCGGCGAAGCCATCGACCGCCTCGCGTACAACGCCGTGTTTCACGAAAGCCAGGAACAGCGCGGCGCCACCCGCGCGCTGATAAAAGAGATCGCGCTGGCCGCCGGCGCGGTGCCCGCCTCCATACAGGGGCTGTACGAAGCGATGGGCCGCGGCGAGGTGAAAGGCTTCACCGTGCCGGCCGTCAACATCCGCGGCATGACCTACGACGTGGCGCGCGCCCTCATCCGCGCCGCGCTAAAGAACAACGCCCCCTCCTTCATCTTTGAAATCGCCAAATCCGAAATGGGCTACACCCTGCAGGAACCGGCCGAATACGCCGCCGTGCTCCTCGCCGCCGCCATCAAGGAAGGGTACGAAGGCCCCGTCTGCATACAGGGGGACCACTTCCAGTTCAACGCCAAAAACTTCAAGGCCGACCCGGTCAAGGAAGCGGACGGCATACGGAAGCTCATCAAAAAAGCGGTCGCCGCCGGCTTCTACAACATCGATATCGACAGCTCCACGCTGGTGGAGATGGAGTACGCCACGCTGGACGAGCAGCAGCGCCACAACTACGAGCAGGCCGCCGCCATGACCGCCTACATCCGCGAGGTCGAGCCCAAAGGGGTCACCGTTTCCGTCGGCGGCGAGATCGGCGAAGTGGGAGGCCACAACAGCACGGTGGAGGAGCTCCGCGCCTACATGGACGGCTACAACCGCGTGCTGAAAAAGGGAATCAAGGGGATTTCCAAAATATCGGTGCAGACCGGCACCTCGCACGGCGGCGTGGTGCTGCCGGACGGCTCCATCGCCAAGGTGAAGCTGGATTTCGACACGCTGGAAAAAATCAGCAAGGCGGCCCGCGCCGAGTACGGCATGTCGGGCGCGGTTCAGCACGGCGCTTCCACCCTGCCGGACGACGCGTTCGACCACTTCCCCAAATGCACCGCCGCCGAAGTGCATCTTGCCACCGGTTTCCAGAACATGACCTTCGACCACCCGCAGTTTCCCGCCGGCCTCAAAAAGAAGATGGCGGATTGGCTGCACAAGGAATGCGCCGGCGAAAAGAAGGCGGGCGAGACGGAAGAACAGTTCATCTACAAAACCCGCAAAAAGGGGTACGGCCCGCTGAAGAAGGATTTGTGGACCATGGCGGAGGGGCCGCGCAACGCCATCGCCAAATCATTAGAGGAGAAGTTCGATTTCCTCTTCAAGAAATTGAGCGTGGTGAACACCAAGCCGTATGTGGACAAATATGTGAAGCTGACGCCGGTGAAGCCGGACATCCAGGCGGAAATCGCCGCCGCGGCCGACAGCAAGAAGCCGGTGGAAAAGGACGATAACCCCCGCGCCGATTGA
- the lysA gene encoding diaminopimelate decarboxylase encodes MHHFHYKNGKMFCEDVPLAKIAAEIGTPFYCYSNETLMRHYKVFDDAFADVDHLVCFAVKANSNLGLLRELVKAGAGCDIVSGGELYRALKAGCDPRKIVYAGVGKTEEEIEYALNSNVLMFNVESTQELFALDTVAGRMGRKAGVALRVNPDVDPMTHPYISTGLKKNKFGIAIEKALEEYKLAAGLKNIEVIGIHQHIGSQITQVTPFVDAVEKLLAFVDQLSAAGIKIKYIDIGGGLGIPYKDESPPAPVELAKEIVPMLKKHNCTIVFEPGRLIVGNAGVLVTQVLYTKRTEAKGFYIVDAGMNDLVRPTLYQAHQAIQPVLEEAAKRPKSEVDVVGPICETGDFLAKDRILPEFKKGELMAVMSAGAYGFTMSSNYNSRRRAAEVLVKGGKYYVVRDRETWDDLVRGERFAE; translated from the coding sequence GTGCATCATTTCCACTACAAGAACGGCAAGATGTTCTGCGAGGACGTGCCGCTTGCAAAGATAGCCGCCGAAATCGGCACCCCGTTTTACTGCTACAGCAACGAAACGCTGATGCGCCACTACAAGGTGTTTGACGATGCCTTCGCGGACGTCGACCACCTCGTCTGCTTCGCCGTGAAGGCCAACAGCAACCTCGGCCTGCTGCGCGAACTGGTGAAGGCCGGCGCGGGATGCGACATCGTATCGGGCGGCGAGCTGTACCGCGCCCTCAAGGCCGGATGCGACCCGCGCAAGATAGTGTACGCCGGCGTCGGCAAGACCGAAGAGGAAATCGAATACGCGCTCAACAGCAACGTCCTCATGTTCAACGTTGAAAGCACGCAGGAGCTTTTCGCCCTCGATACCGTGGCGGGGCGCATGGGCAGGAAGGCGGGCGTGGCGCTGCGGGTGAACCCGGACGTCGATCCGATGACCCACCCTTACATCAGCACCGGCCTGAAAAAGAACAAGTTCGGCATCGCCATCGAAAAGGCGCTGGAAGAGTACAAGCTGGCGGCGGGGCTCAAGAATATCGAGGTCATCGGCATCCATCAGCACATCGGCAGCCAGATCACGCAGGTGACGCCGTTCGTCGACGCGGTGGAAAAGCTGCTGGCCTTTGTGGATCAGCTCAGCGCGGCGGGAATAAAGATAAAGTACATCGATATCGGCGGCGGCCTCGGCATCCCCTACAAGGATGAATCACCCCCCGCGCCGGTGGAACTGGCCAAGGAGATCGTGCCGATGCTGAAGAAGCACAACTGCACCATCGTCTTCGAACCGGGCCGTCTCATCGTCGGCAACGCCGGAGTGCTGGTCACGCAGGTACTGTACACCAAGCGGACCGAAGCCAAGGGTTTTTATATCGTCGACGCGGGAATGAACGATCTCGTCCGCCCCACGCTCTATCAGGCGCACCAGGCCATCCAGCCGGTGCTGGAAGAGGCGGCCAAGCGTCCCAAGTCGGAAGTCGACGTCGTCGGCCCCATCTGCGAGACCGGCGATTTCCTCGCGAAGGACCGCATCCTCCCCGAATTCAAGAAGGGGGAACTGATGGCCGTGATGAGCGCCGGGGCGTACGGCTTCACCATGAGCAGCAACTACAATTCCCGCCGCCGCGCCGCCGAGGTGCTGGTGAAGGGGGGCAAATATTATGTGGTGCGCGACCGCGAAACGTGGGACGATTTGGTGCGCGGCGAGCGCTTCGCGGAATAG
- a CDS encoding DUF4388 domain-containing protein: protein MQGNLKDFSITNILPIIKAETKTGLLEVKGENRAILVSFQGGNVVYAQYGDNGWFTRLRDMLGTARLVTPEAWKSLEQYADTPEHFWSSLANVIPPESASAALRRQVTDTLFDLLRYKRGTYVFTAMKSVEYPDKLINPMDVDFLLMEGCRIADEFGMIEKQLPKPDKFLRRSILSEEEMRAKRAAKNENEPPDFRDTMEFAILSARGVEINDHEVKILSVMTRPRQLKQILNMADLSSYDASNAVLSALNKKVVVEMTSNEVLAFEKPQAQSATGGYIAIAFALLLLAFGIFHRATYWHPLQMANWRALGGAIAGARAGSELAALHKAIKIYHLRTGQMPSSMLELIRSGIISDDSLKDPWKHDYVYQLGGDQFSLSSLGPDGAPSADDIIFSE from the coding sequence ATGCAGGGAAATTTAAAGGATTTCAGCATCACCAACATCCTCCCGATCATCAAGGCGGAAACAAAGACCGGCCTGCTGGAGGTAAAAGGGGAAAACCGCGCCATCCTGGTTTCATTCCAGGGGGGAAACGTGGTGTACGCCCAATACGGCGACAACGGATGGTTCACCCGGCTGCGCGACATGCTCGGCACGGCCCGCCTCGTCACGCCGGAAGCCTGGAAATCGCTGGAGCAGTATGCCGATACGCCGGAACATTTCTGGTCTTCGCTGGCGAACGTGATTCCGCCCGAATCCGCGTCCGCGGCGTTGCGGCGGCAAGTCACCGATACGCTATTCGACCTCTTGCGCTACAAACGCGGCACATACGTCTTCACCGCCATGAAAAGCGTGGAGTACCCCGACAAGCTCATCAATCCGATGGACGTCGACTTCCTGCTGATGGAAGGATGCCGCATCGCGGACGAATTCGGCATGATCGAAAAGCAGCTGCCGAAGCCGGATAAATTCCTCCGCCGGTCAATCCTGAGCGAGGAGGAGATGCGGGCCAAGCGCGCCGCGAAGAACGAGAACGAGCCGCCCGATTTCCGCGACACGATGGAATTCGCCATCCTCTCCGCGCGCGGGGTGGAGATAAACGACCACGAGGTGAAAATCCTTTCCGTGATGACCCGTCCCCGCCAGCTTAAGCAGATATTGAACATGGCGGATCTTTCGAGCTACGACGCGTCAAACGCGGTTCTTTCGGCGCTGAACAAAAAGGTGGTCGTGGAAATGACGTCGAACGAGGTGCTTGCGTTCGAAAAGCCGCAGGCGCAATCCGCCACCGGCGGGTACATCGCCATCGCCTTTGCCCTGCTGCTGCTGGCATTCGGCATCTTCCACCGCGCCACCTACTGGCACCCGCTGCAGATGGCGAACTGGCGCGCCTTGGGCGGCGCCATCGCCGGAGCGCGGGCGGGGAGCGAGCTTGCCGCCCTCCACAAGGCCATCAAGATATATCACCTGCGCACCGGACAAATGCCCAGCAGCATGCTGGAGCTTATCCGGAGCGGCATCATCAGCGATGATTCGCTGAAAGATCCGTGGAAACACGACTACGTCTACCAGTTGGGGGGGGATCAGTTCAGCCTCTCTTCGCTGGGGCCGGACGGCGCCCCCTCCGCCGACGACATAATATTCAGCGAATAA